A single region of the Microthrixaceae bacterium genome encodes:
- a CDS encoding histone deacetylase: protein MLVLVTDPSSVDHQTGRYHPESPRRYDSVMSAARSPMVRDAVLVAAPRAARPIELAKVHDEAMLERLEHIRGHHVQLDSDTVASPHSVDVAVRSAGTGLTAIDLLDSGAAVAAFCLSRPPGHHATRAQSMGFCLLNNVAVAAVALRDRGDRVAIVDFDVHHGNGTQDIFYDDPNVLYVSWHQSPLYPHTGRLDEIGGPNALGATVNVPLPPMVTGAAYYETLDRVIGPLIERFDPTWLLLSAGFDAHRDDPLSDMGLSSGDFGELTMRLMQVVKPRHTIAFLEGGYDLDALTLSAEATMAALLGLRHHPEAPTSNHEFDPNDLIRMIETTQGYQ from the coding sequence ATGTTGGTCTTGGTCACGGATCCGAGCTCGGTCGACCATCAGACCGGCCGCTATCACCCCGAGTCGCCGCGGCGCTACGACTCGGTGATGTCGGCGGCGCGTTCGCCGATGGTGCGTGACGCAGTTCTGGTGGCAGCGCCGCGTGCGGCGCGACCGATCGAACTGGCGAAGGTTCACGACGAGGCAATGCTCGAACGCCTCGAACACATCCGCGGGCACCATGTTCAACTCGATTCCGACACGGTCGCCTCACCTCACTCGGTCGACGTAGCGGTTCGCAGTGCCGGAACCGGGTTGACGGCGATCGATCTGCTCGATTCCGGCGCGGCGGTGGCGGCTTTTTGTCTGTCTCGTCCTCCCGGCCATCACGCGACGCGGGCACAATCGATGGGGTTTTGCCTCCTGAACAACGTGGCGGTGGCCGCAGTCGCGCTTCGCGACCGTGGCGATCGCGTGGCGATCGTCGATTTCGATGTCCATCACGGCAATGGCACCCAGGACATCTTTTATGACGATCCGAACGTCTTGTATGTGTCGTGGCACCAGTCTCCGCTGTACCCACACACGGGACGTCTCGATGAGATCGGCGGGCCGAACGCGCTCGGGGCCACGGTCAACGTGCCGTTGCCTCCCATGGTGACGGGAGCCGCGTACTACGAAACCCTGGATCGCGTGATCGGACCGCTGATCGAACGGTTCGACCCGACGTGGCTGCTGTTGTCGGCGGGCTTTGACGCTCATCGCGATGACCCGTTGAGCGACATGGGCTTGAGCTCAGGCGACTTCGGTGAGTTGACGATGCGCCTGATGCAGGTGGTGAAGCCACGCCACACGATCGCGTTTCTCGAGGGCGGCTACGACCTCGACGCGTTGACCTTGAGCGCGGAGGCGACGATGGCGGCGCTGTTGGGTCTTCGCCATCACCCTGAGGCACCGACCTCGAATCACGAGTTCGATCCGAACGACCTCATTCGAATGATCGAGACGACACAGGGATACCAATGA
- a CDS encoding CCA tRNA nucleotidyltransferase gives MTSPLDEVTALSTPAATELFEQCRPLGEAFATAGYRLYIVGGSVRDLLLGDTSVEPDLDFTTDALPSESKRLLAPLAQSLWTQGERFGTIAAHVDDRLVEVTTHRAESYEPDSRKPNVAYSTEVAVDLGRRDFTINALAIEVTQPEPALIDPFHGLADLCARRLATPLSPEESFSDDPLRMMRAARFVARFDLVAQRELVDAVESMHHRLSVVSVERIRDEFEKLLSLRDPQRGLAFLIDHSLADGFVPELTESVLGRIDWSLLRRDPHVRLAAILAVDPRVDATARLRRLRHSKTTVQRVGGVVRGVRTLIDHAGPWSAGDVRRFVAGRFDLVGDIVEVAGALGAAGATELDSAIRELSVRENLAEMSIPIDGRGVMEDLGLAAGRQVGDALAHLTAHRLEVGPFDRAEATEVLREWLARRSES, from the coding sequence ATGACCTCGCCGCTCGACGAGGTCACCGCCCTCTCGACCCCGGCAGCCACCGAACTCTTCGAACAGTGCCGACCGCTTGGCGAAGCGTTCGCGACCGCCGGGTACCGTCTCTACATCGTCGGAGGCAGCGTTCGCGACCTGTTGCTGGGTGATACGAGTGTCGAGCCCGACCTCGACTTCACCACCGACGCGCTGCCCTCGGAGTCCAAACGGTTGTTGGCTCCGTTGGCGCAATCGTTGTGGACACAGGGTGAGCGTTTCGGCACCATCGCTGCGCATGTCGATGATCGACTCGTCGAGGTGACGACGCATCGCGCCGAGTCCTATGAGCCCGACAGCCGTAAGCCGAATGTGGCCTACAGCACTGAGGTGGCGGTCGATCTGGGTCGTCGCGACTTCACGATCAACGCGTTGGCGATCGAGGTGACTCAACCAGAACCGGCGCTCATCGATCCATTCCACGGGCTCGCGGATCTGTGCGCTCGTCGTCTTGCCACGCCGCTGTCGCCTGAGGAGTCGTTTTCTGACGACCCGTTACGGATGATGCGAGCGGCTCGATTCGTCGCCCGGTTCGATCTCGTCGCCCAGCGGGAGCTCGTCGATGCCGTCGAGTCGATGCACCACCGTCTTTCGGTGGTGAGCGTCGAGCGGATTCGCGACGAGTTCGAAAAGCTGCTGTCGTTGCGCGATCCGCAGCGTGGCCTTGCGTTCCTGATCGACCACTCGCTGGCCGATGGCTTTGTGCCCGAACTCACCGAATCGGTGCTCGGGCGTATCGACTGGTCGTTGTTGCGCCGTGACCCGCACGTTCGCCTCGCGGCCATCCTGGCGGTCGACCCGCGAGTCGACGCCACCGCCCGGCTACGGCGTCTGCGCCATTCGAAGACAACGGTGCAGCGAGTCGGTGGCGTTGTTCGCGGGGTGCGAACCCTGATCGACCACGCTGGGCCCTGGAGTGCGGGCGATGTGCGACGTTTCGTGGCCGGTCGCTTCGACCTGGTTGGCGACATCGTCGAGGTGGCAGGCGCGCTCGGCGCCGCTGGAGCGACGGAACTCGACTCGGCGATTCGGGAACTGTCCGTTCGGGAGAACCTTGCGGAGATGTCGATTCCGATCGACGGTCGCGGGGTGATGGAGGACCTGGGCTTGGCGGCGGGACGACAGGTCGGTGACGCCTTGGCTCACCTGACGGCCCACCGTCTTGAGGTGGGTCCGTTTGATCGTGCCGAGGCGACCGAGGTGTTGCGTGAATGGCTCGCCCGGCGGTCGGAGTCATAA
- a CDS encoding class I SAM-dependent methyltransferase, producing the protein MAQRPQRRRHPSAGNLNEPPEVVAASVPETSLSTLTYPVGAPFNPTRVRFGPGLADEALDRLIGTPEGKRILELGAGDGSNAIALARRGARVFVVDSSAERLAVARANADTAGVRVEFRHSDLAELADVRADRLDGCLAVYSLARVVDVARVFRQVHRLLRTEAPLVVSLPHPLELLTHDSSPNEGPPTLTRSAFDDSRIFVGPEQIPVEPHHTADIVTALTRSSFHVDAVLEPPMGSADGDVFRAPRHDYIPATAIYRGRKLGT; encoded by the coding sequence GTGGCTCAACGACCTCAACGACGACGTCACCCCTCCGCGGGAAACCTGAATGAACCGCCGGAGGTCGTGGCCGCCTCCGTGCCCGAGACATCGCTGAGCACCCTGACCTACCCCGTGGGCGCACCGTTCAATCCGACACGGGTTCGGTTCGGTCCCGGCCTCGCCGACGAGGCGCTCGACCGGCTGATCGGTACCCCCGAAGGAAAGCGCATCCTCGAACTCGGGGCGGGCGACGGTTCCAACGCCATCGCCCTCGCTCGCCGCGGTGCGCGCGTTTTTGTCGTCGACTCCTCGGCCGAACGCCTCGCCGTCGCGAGGGCCAACGCCGACACCGCAGGGGTACGGGTCGAGTTTCGCCACAGCGACCTCGCCGAACTCGCCGACGTTCGTGCCGATCGTCTCGATGGGTGTCTCGCGGTCTATTCGCTGGCGCGCGTCGTCGACGTCGCCCGCGTTTTTCGCCAGGTGCACCGACTCCTGCGCACCGAGGCGCCCCTCGTGGTGTCGCTGCCCCACCCGCTCGAACTCCTCACCCACGACTCGTCGCCGAACGAAGGTCCGCCGACCCTGACCCGGTCGGCGTTCGACGACTCGCGGATATTCGTCGGACCTGAACAGATTCCCGTCGAGCCTCACCACACCGCCGACATCGTCACCGCCCTGACCCGCTCGAGCTTTCACGTCGACGCCGTGCTCGAACCACCGATGGGCTCCGCTGACGGCGACGTGTTTCGCGCTCCGCGCCACGACTACATCCCGGCGACCGCCATCTACCGAGGTCGCAAGCTCGGAACGTAA